The genome window ACTACGTTAGAGTCAACTAACAAGTTGAATGTTCTCAAAATAAACACAAACTCACAAAATAATTAGCAACCTTACAAATAGATATTTTGCACTTATTAAAGAAGTCAGTATACTTTATAGTATTTTGGTCAAAAACAACTTTTTATTGTTGTAGGGATTAAGGAATAAGAAGAATAGCAAGCATAGGAAAGGGGTACCCTTTCCGTATTTTCAACTCCTTGCACCATTAGTGCATAGGCTGAAAATTGCTTGTTGGGAAGTATCCCAAACCCTCTATGAAAACGGAAAGGAAATTCACCATGAATAACAGAAAAAGAAATGTGCAGATTAAATTTCGTGTGACGAAAGAAGAACGATCCTTGATTGAAGAAAAAATGAAACAGGTGCCTACAAGAAATATGGAAGCGTACCTTCGGAAAATGGCGATAGACGGATATATCATTCAGGTCGATCACAGCGATATAAAGAAAATGACGGCAGAGCTTCAAAAAATCGGGATCAACATCAATCAGATTGCAAAGAGAGCTAATGCCACAGGAAATGTGTATCAGGAAGATATAGAAGAAATCAAAGGAGCCTTAAAAGAGATATGGCGGTTACAAAGATTAAGCCTATTAAAAGCACATTAAAAAAAGCCCTTGAATATATCCAAAACCCTGATAAAACCGATGATAAAATGCTCGTTTCCTCCTTCGGATGCAGCTATGAAACCGCAGATATTGAATTTGAATTTACCTTATCGCAGGCACTTGATAAAGGGAATA of Lachnospiraceae bacterium oral taxon 500 contains these proteins:
- a CDS encoding plasmid mobilization relaxosome protein MobC codes for the protein MNNRKRNVQIKFRVTKEERSLIEEKMKQVPTRNMEAYLRKMAIDGYIIQVDHSDIKKMTAELQKIGININQIAKRANATGNVYQEDIEEIKGALKEIWRLQRLSLLKAH